One genomic region from Sphingobacterium sp. UGAL515B_05 encodes:
- a CDS encoding heme-copper oxidase subunit III, with translation MLDIQAQTDEKLVQRKAQKFNLWLGMLGMFMMFAALSSGFIVYTASGVDKGIKTLLPNALLYSTLVIVVSSLTMFLAHKAAKNGESSKQRLFLIATFILGVVFFALQVHAWNVLIDRGVYFVNNNASQSFIYVFIWMHLAHIIAGLIVLIGAIIGINKLPKDGNLFRMDLASIFWHFLDLLWIYIYVFLLLNQ, from the coding sequence AGTACAGAGAAAAGCCCAAAAGTTCAACCTATGGTTGGGTATGTTGGGTATGTTCATGATGTTTGCGGCGTTATCCAGTGGTTTCATTGTATATACAGCGAGCGGCGTGGACAAAGGGATTAAGACCCTATTGCCAAATGCACTTTTATATAGTACCTTGGTGATTGTGGTTAGTAGTCTAACGATGTTTTTAGCACATAAAGCGGCTAAAAATGGCGAGTCTTCCAAACAGCGGTTGTTTTTGATAGCAACTTTTATTTTGGGAGTTGTATTTTTTGCCTTGCAAGTTCATGCTTGGAATGTATTGATCGATAGGGGTGTTTATTTTGTGAATAACAATGCATCACAATCTTTTATTTACGTTTTTATATGGATGCACTTGGCGCATATTATTGCGGGGTTGATCGTTTTGATTGGCGCGATTATAGGAATTAATAAACTTCCTAAAGACGGCAATCTTTTCCGCATGGATCTTGCCAGTATTTTTTGGCATTTTCTCGATCTTTTATGGATTTATATATATGTTTTCTTACTTTTGAATCAATAA